The following proteins are co-located in the Sphingorhabdus lutea genome:
- the rplL gene encoding 50S ribosomal protein L7/L12 yields MADIAKLVEELSKLTVMEAAELATALEETWGVSAAAAVAVAAPAAGGGAAAEEKDEFDVILTGDGGKKINVIKEVRAITGLGLSEAKALVEGAPKPLKEGANKAEAEEIKAKIEAAGGTVELK; encoded by the coding sequence ATGGCTGATATTGCTAAATTAGTTGAAGAACTGTCTAAATTGACTGTTATGGAAGCCGCTGAATTGGCGACCGCATTGGAAGAAACTTGGGGCGTTAGTGCCGCTGCTGCTGTTGCAGTTGCTGCACCTGCTGCTGGCGGCGGTGCTGCTGCAGAAGAAAAAGACGAATTTGACGTAATTCTTACCGGCGACGGCGGCAAGAAAATCAACGTGATTAAAGAAGTTCGTGCCATCACCGGTCTTGGCCTTTCAGAAGCCAAAGCATTGGTAGAAGGCGCACCTAAGCCTCTTAAAGAAGGTGCAAATAAAGCAGAAGCTGAAGAAATCAAAGCTAAGATTGAAGCAGCTGGCGGCACCGTAGAGTTGAAGTAA
- the rplJ gene encoding 50S ribosomal protein L10, which translates to MNRSEKTEAVAALNATFSEAAVVVVTRNNGLTVAQSTELRNKMREADASYKVSKNRLAKIALDGTSYGPISDLLTGPVALATSTDPVAAAKIAVEFAKTNPALEIVGGAMGDTVLDVAGVTALASMPSLDELRGKLVGLVNAPATKIAQLANAPAAKLARVFGAYGAKEAA; encoded by the coding sequence ATGAATCGTTCTGAAAAGACCGAAGCGGTTGCTGCGCTAAACGCAACTTTTTCTGAAGCGGCTGTTGTCGTTGTCACCCGTAATAACGGTTTGACAGTGGCTCAATCAACCGAATTGCGGAACAAAATGCGCGAAGCAGATGCGTCGTACAAGGTTTCCAAGAACCGCCTTGCCAAAATTGCCCTTGACGGAACGTCATATGGCCCGATCAGCGATTTGTTGACCGGACCTGTGGCGCTTGCCACCTCGACTGACCCTGTTGCAGCTGCTAAAATCGCAGTTGAATTCGCCAAAACAAATCCTGCATTGGAAATTGTTGGCGGTGCAATGGGCGATACCGTGTTGGACGTTGCTGGCGTTACGGCACTGGCTTCTATGCCTTCATTGGACGAATTGCGCGGCAAATTGGTTGGTCTGGTCAATGCACCAGCGACCAAAATCGCACAATTGGCCAATGCACCGGCTGCGAAGTTGGCACGCGTGTTTGGGGCCTATGGCGCCAAGGAAGCCGCATAA
- a CDS encoding adenine phosphoribosyltransferase — protein MNHHHDNDDLRSLIRTVPDYPKPGIMFRDVSTLLLDGAGFRTMIDRMAAMVDSDTKFIAGIEARGFIVAAGLSYALGLGKVMLRKPGKLPGAKIGVDYELEYGSDRLEMHIGHVGAGDKILLVDDLIATGGTALAGLDLIHQAGGIVEQSLFIVDLPDLGGADKLRHSGIKADSLICFDGD, from the coding sequence ATGAACCATCATCACGATAATGACGATTTACGTTCGTTAATTCGCACCGTTCCCGATTATCCAAAACCGGGCATTATGTTTCGTGATGTTTCCACATTATTATTGGACGGAGCAGGGTTTCGCACCATGATTGACCGCATGGCCGCCATGGTGGACAGCGATACAAAATTTATTGCGGGCATAGAAGCGCGCGGATTCATAGTCGCGGCGGGGCTTTCCTATGCGCTTGGCCTGGGCAAGGTGATGCTTCGTAAGCCGGGGAAATTGCCGGGCGCGAAAATCGGCGTGGATTATGAATTGGAATATGGCTCAGACCGTTTGGAGATGCATATTGGTCATGTTGGCGCAGGCGACAAAATATTATTGGTCGATGATTTAATCGCCACGGGCGGCACCGCCTTGGCCGGGCTGGACCTTATCCATCAGGCCGGCGGCATTGTTGAACAAAGCCTGTTCATCGTTGACTTGCCCGATTTGGGCGGCGCCGATAAATTGCGCCATTCAGGAATAAAGGCCGATTCCTTAATTTGTTTTGACGGGGATTAA